A single genomic interval of Saccharothrix saharensis harbors:
- a CDS encoding proline dehydrogenase family protein, producing the protein MLRTALLAASRSGAIRELVERTPLTRPVVKRFISGDDVAAAVATTGEVLADGRYVTLDHLGEDTRDAAQAAATAEAYLDLLRLLELAGHTERAEVSVKLSAVGQFLPVDGEKIALENARRICAAAGAVGTTVTLDMEDHTTTDSTLGILRELRVDFPWVGAVLQAYLKRTEQDCRDLAHAGSRVRLCKGAYQEPAAVAFQDKTEVDRSYVRCLKVLMAGEGYPMVASHDPRLIAIADQLAKDRSPDTYEYQMLYGIRPDEQRRIAAAGNRMRVYVPYGDEWYGYFMRRLAERPANVAFFLRSLITTG; encoded by the coding sequence ATGCTCCGCACCGCGCTGCTCGCCGCCTCGCGCTCCGGGGCCATCCGCGAGCTGGTCGAACGCACGCCGCTGACCCGGCCGGTGGTCAAGCGGTTCATCTCCGGCGACGACGTGGCCGCGGCCGTCGCCACCACCGGCGAGGTGCTGGCCGACGGCCGGTACGTCACCCTCGACCACCTCGGCGAGGACACCCGGGACGCGGCGCAGGCCGCGGCCACCGCCGAGGCGTACCTGGACCTGCTGCGCCTGCTCGAGCTCGCCGGGCACACCGAGCGGGCCGAGGTGTCGGTGAAGCTGTCCGCGGTGGGCCAGTTCCTGCCGGTGGACGGCGAGAAGATCGCCTTGGAGAACGCCCGGCGCATCTGCGCGGCGGCGGGCGCGGTCGGCACCACCGTCACCCTCGACATGGAGGACCACACCACGACCGACTCGACGCTGGGCATCCTGCGCGAGCTGCGGGTGGACTTCCCGTGGGTGGGCGCGGTGCTCCAGGCGTACCTGAAGCGGACCGAGCAGGACTGCCGGGACCTCGCGCACGCCGGGTCGCGCGTGCGGTTGTGCAAGGGCGCGTACCAGGAGCCCGCCGCGGTGGCGTTCCAGGACAAGACCGAGGTCGACCGGTCGTACGTGCGGTGCCTGAAGGTGCTGATGGCGGGCGAGGGCTACCCGATGGTCGCCTCGCACGACCCGCGGCTCATCGCGATCGCGGACCAACTGGCGAAGGACCGCTCGCCCGACACCTACGAGTACCAGATGCTCTACGGCATCCGGCCCGACGAGCAGCGCCGCATCGCGGCCGCCGGCAACCGCATGCGCGTCTACGTCCCGTACGGCGACGAGTGGTACGGCTACTTCATGCGGCGGCTGGCCGAGCGCCCGGCGAACGTGGCGTTCTTCCTCCGCTCACTGATCACCACGGGCTAG